TCTCCGCCTCCCCCAGCGCTGTGGTCATCACCAGAATGGCCATGGGGCTGGGTTCCACCTAAGATCGCCCAGTGAGATCAGTTGGAAGTTAGGAGATTGGGgttggagggaggcaggagcccgGGAAAAGGGCCTAGAGGAGGGGGAAGTGTTTGTCAATCAGGACTGAGTCCCTTGCTCTTATATGTACAGATCACCTGAGTGGTGAAGGCCAACCAAAATCCTAGAAAATGATAGCAATAAGACAGCTGtccccggggcccctgggtggctcagttggttaagcgtctgacttcggctcaggtcataatctcgcggtttgtgagtctgagccccgcgtccggctctgtgctgacagcttggagcctggatcctgcttcggattctgtgtctcgctctctctctgctcctcccctgctcatgctctgtctctgtctcaaaaataaattaaaaagcatttaaaaaattaaaaaaaaaaagatagctgtCCCCAGCCCATCCATTTGAGAAGGGGTGTAGGTGGGATACAGAGGCCTGAGGACTAAAGTCTAGGCCATCAGAAAAAACTAGGTGGATGCCTGGTGGGGTTCAGGTCTCCAGGGTGTTTGTTATCTCCGTGAACTATTACAATTCAGGGAAACTTGCTGGATATTCATCACTTTGGTGGTAAGTGAATTTGGACCCCATCTCCCTCACATGCAAGAACTCGGATCTGTGGGCTGGAAGAGTTTTCTAACCTGTTGGCAGCTACAGGGATGTGGAGCTCATTCTCCTGGCTACCAGGACAGTGGGTGGGGCTCTAgagcctcccccctcctcccctccctgcccagctaCACCGCAGCCCTGTACTGCTCTCTCACTGACCCTAAGAGTCACCTTATTTACATGGGCCATCACATAAAAAAGATTGGGACAGAGTTTCCGTCTGggatgaaaaggttctggaaatAGCCGTGATGTTTACATAACATTGCGCATGTATTTAATGCTACTGAAGTgtgtactttaaaatggttaaaatggtaagtttcgTGTAGTGGTAAATTTCATGTAAGGATCGGGGTTTGGAAGGGAGGGAGACGGGCTGTGAGAGATGTAGGATCTGGGGACCCCATAGGGCTTcgaggggcaagggagagaggcGTGTGGGAAGAAGGTGGGGTTGGAGCcatcctctccctgtcccctccctgtcctctccctgtcctctccctccctccgtccttgCCTTCTCAGTGCACACATCCAGACCCCACCTCTGCTCAGCTCTGTGTTCAGGCCCCCATCTTCCACGCTGTATTCTCTGGTCTTTAGAGCCACAGAGCCATTCAGCACTTATATCCCATTTCTTTGACATTCATCTGTCACGTCCAACCTCATCATAAGTTCCTGATGGACACGTGGCTGGTGAAACCCCGCCGCGTTCCTCTGTGGCTGGTTCGTACCAGGGAGCAAAGACGGGGTACTCTATACCCACTGGCTACTGTTGCTCTTGGGAACAAGattggggaaaataaataaatttcaattacttaataaaacattttgttctctatCTAGAAACGGTACATTTGTGCTGTTTTTCACATACTGGGAAGTGGTTCTAAGGTAAAAAGGTTGATGCTTTACTGAGAGTCATACTTGGGCTGGCTTACACCGGGGGTGGCGTGGGGGGTGTATATTGGTTTTGGTGAGACTGCCACTGTTTGACCCTGAACTCCTCCCTGGGGAATAGCTATCAGGAACCCCAGTCCTTCATTGCAGACACATAGCATTTTCTAGCACCATCTGTCTTGATTACCACCGGGCCTGACCCTACGTGACTTGACTACTTGCAAACAAACTCGAAGGACAAAAATACACCTTGTCAAGAAGATTCGAGAGAATGAGAAGTCCTGtaaatgtctggcacatggtaggtctCGCCAAATATGCCACAGGATCTAAAAGCTGTTCTTACACAAGAATTCCGGAATGTTTAGAGGAATATAAACATTGGTATAACCAACATAAATGTCTCTTTCatgtgtttgattttaaaagtCTGTGCGATGACTTTTTTGGCGGGAATCCCAAGTTCGGTGCCTAAGCGGCCTGGTAAGCAACTCCAGAGAGCAAGGCCAATGGGCGTGCCGAGGGCCCAGGACGCTGCGCCCCCTATCCCTGTGTCTGAAGAGGCCATCTGCCGCTCAGCCCTGGCCACCGGTTTCCAGATCTTCCAACTTTTCACAAGAGAACCTGGAAGTCCAGAGTTTCATGTGAAATTTCCAAGCATTTAAAATGCTGCTCAGGCCAAACTCAGTGGCTCCTATTTATGGCCACACGGCTGTCACAGTCACCTGGAATCACCTACTCGTTCTTGCCACAGAAGTCAGACTCGCTGCATTCAGAACCCCCGTGTCCTCCGTCCTTGGCCTTTCGGTCAAAGAGGCCTTCTAGCTGACCTCGCTCGTTTACCTGCATCTTGGTCTCATTTTCTTCTACCTTCCGTGGGACCGTGCATTTGTGATTCACCGTTGGAATGGGAATTCTGTCCCAACTGCCCCCGAAGCACCTGCCAACCCGTCTCCTTGCTGCAAAATCCAGAGGACTTGGAAGTTCTTATTACCTGATCTCTTGACAGCCTTCAGCTGCTGACTTCTTCCTCTATTCCTGAAACATTGCCTTTCCTCAGCTCCTCTGTGCTGTTTTGGGGGCTTCCCTTTCCACTCTCTGGCACTGCACGCTCCCAATCTTTCCAGGCTTCTCTGCACGCCATCCCCTGGACTTAAGTGTCCCCAGGGTTTAGTCCCAGGCTCTGTCTTTGCCCACTCCACACCTAGTTCTTGCAGATAATCTGCTGCCCACTGCTTCAGAAACATGTCGATGGGCCTCAGGCCTCTCTCTAGCCCAGACCCCCGGTGGAGCTCTGCACCCACATGGCCTGCTTCCCACTGGGGACGCTCTGGTTCCACCAACTCAGCAGATCGAAGCCGGCTCCCCCAGTACAAAACTGTTCCTCCTCCAGTGTTGCCCACCTCAGGGGAATGCTGCTGTAGGGTAGTCAGTCATCAAGCAGAAATCAGGTCAACATCACcgccctccacctccctcctctccacactGGTCAACACACCCTGCACCAGCTGCTTGGTAAATGTCTCTTTAATCTTTTacttctctccatcccttctgACATAGCATGGTCCACAGTCACCAGCACCTGTCACCTGGATTGCTAATGTGCAGGTCTCGAGTCTCGTCCCCTCCAGCCAGCCCATCCTCTACAGGTAGCCATCTAAAACGCATccatgtgggggtgcctgggtggctcagccagttaagcgccCAACCTCAGGCCgcgatctcgctgtttgtgagtttgagccctgcattgagctctgtgctgacagcttggagacgggaacctgcttcggattctgtgtcttctctctttgccccttccctgctcatgctctgtctctcgataataaataaacgttaagaaaaaaaattttttaatgcatccATGTAAATGTCATCCTGTTCCTGCCCTGCCCAAACCCCCTCCACGGCACCCACTGCCCCTGGATAAAGTCTGAACCCCCTCATCTGTGCTAAAGGCTTTCCTAGTCTGCTCATCCTCTCTTTCTCGGGCCTCTCCTTCAATGCTCATTCTATGCTCTGGCTGTGCTGGGCTTTGGACCTCGGCATACACTGTCCTCTCCAACCTCCACCTTCATCTGGCAACTCGTGTGCTCATTCTTCAGGCCTCGCGTTAGAGGTGTCCTCCTCTTGCAAACCTCCCTTGACCGTTGCTAGATTTTGGACCTTCCCAGGTGTCTTGGATGCCCTCACCACGCGCTCCCAAAGCCCTCTGGGCTCACCCTACCCTAGAATTTCTTACATTTCCTGCAAGTTTGTCTGTCTTGCTTAGTATTGTTTCCCAGTGCCCAGTGTAGTGCTCGACACGTCGTAGGCACCCGATAAGTATTTGCTAGGATTGTTTTCGGTGATAGAAATCGCCTCAGCCCTCATCGACACCAACGATCTTGTAACGAGAAAGCAGAGGCCCAGAAAAATGAATGCTCTGCCCCCAATCCTAAGAGAGGCACAGGAGGGGTCAGACCCAAGCCTTCACCACGCCCAACACGTTCCCCATCATCCTACCCTCCCCTTCCCCGCCAGCCAGCCTGCCCAGTTGCACAAGCACAGCTACAGAGACGTTTGGATCAAGCGTCCATCATGGAGACAGAATTTAGGGGAAATGGTGATGGAAAAGCAACCTTCGTCTGCTGTTGATGTCCTTCCTCACGCTGCCAGGCAGGGTGGCAGGTGGGGCTGCTGTTTCCAGATCCCCTTGGGAGAGCTCCAGGGCCCAGGGTGGCTGCTGTCTCCATGGGAATGGCCAAAGGGCACCCGGCCCCTCTGTGCATCTCCTACAGGTCTAGCGTCAACACCTGCCATGAGAAATCTATGTTAATGTTTCTTCCATCAAATGTTTGAGTAAGAACCAGGGagcacggggtgcctgggtggcgcagtcggttaagcgtccgacttcagccaggtcacaatctcgcggtctgtgagttcgagccccgcgtcaggctctgggctgatggctcagagcctggagcctgtttccgattctgtgtctccctctctctctgcccctcccccgttcatgctctatctctctctgtcccaaaaataaataaacgttgaaaaaaaaaaagaaccagggaGCAGGATAGTGGTTTAGCAGTGAGcgatattatattttcatttggtaCCGCCCATGACCAGCACCTGGCTAAATTTAGCTCACCCAGGATAGGAAGGGATGGTCCTCTGTGGGAGAACTAAGGTGGGGTGGTGGGTTCCCGCCCGGTGCTCATTGAACAGCCCTGGAtccttctattttaattttaatgacacTTTAAGTACACAGATAACCATTccttcgcccccccccccccccagtagagGTTCCTGACCCAGTCAGCTCTTGGTCATGCGCACAGCGCGCGTGTGCGCGCAGGGGCGTGTCCAAGAAATGTCTGCTTTCCGATGGGGTCCGTGGCTGGGAGTCTTACCAGGACTCAGGCCTGAACTGTTCCCGGCAAGGGTTCGTTATGAGCACCGGCTTTGTCGCAGTGTCCAAACCGGTTACCCTCTCCCAACTTCTCTCCAGCAAGAGACGGAGGGAAGAGCAGCCGTCAGGGGCCCAGGCCGTCGTGCTCACTGCCCAGAAGATCTCCGGCCTGGGTCTCTCCAACCAGGGAGCCAAGGAAGGGTCCCGACGAGAACCAGGCTCAGAAGAAGAGCGGGGGCGCTGCCACCTCTGTGGGAGTGGGCCAGGCTGGGGCCGAGAGGTCGGCGTCGGAGGCCGGGTGGGCGGCTTCGCCGTGGATGCGCTGGTGCCGCACCAGGTGGGTCTTGCGGCTGAAGCTCTTGCCGCACTGCGGGCAGGAGAAGGGGCGGGAGCCCGTGTGGATGGCCTGGTGGCGCACCAGGTTGGTCTTGGAGCTGAAGCTGCGGGCGCAGACGGCGCAGGCGTGGGGCCGGCTGCCCGTGTGCACCGCCTGGTGGCGGCCCAGGTGCGACTTGCGGCTGAAGCGGCGGCCGCACTGCGCGCAGGCGAAAGGCCTGGCGCCGCTGTGGGCGCGGGAGTGGGCGACCATATTGGGCCTCGAGCCGAAGCGGCGGCCGCACTGCGGGCAGGCGAAGGGCCGCTCGCCCGTGTGCACCCGCTGGTGCCGCGCCAGGTGCTGCCCGTGGGCGAAGCCGCGCCCGCAGTCCTGGCAGAAGAAAGACCGCTCGCCCGCGGGGGCGCCCTGGGTCGCCGGTGTGCCTCCGGGCGCGCAGGCCGAGGGTTCGGCGGCGGCGGGGTCCACGGTCGTACCCAGGGCGCACTCGTCGCAGCCAAAGGGGCGCCCCTCGCTGCGGTGCAGACGCTGGTGCGTGGCGAGGTTCTTCTTCCAGCCGAAGCTCAAGCCGCAGTCGGAGCAGGAGAAAGGCTTGGGTCCGggaggggacggggtgggggacggggcgggggaaCCCGGCGAGGCGGGCGCTTCGGGCGAGGGCGGGGCGCGGCCGGCCGCCTCGTGCACCCTCTGATGGCGCACCAAGTGCTGCTTGTGCGTGAAGCTGCGCGAGCACTGCGCGCACTGGTAGGGCCTCTCGCCGGTGTGGATGCGCTGGTGGCGGATCAGGTGCGTCTTTTTGCGGAAGCGCTTCTCGCACTCGGTGCAGGGGTAGGGCCGCTCGCCCGTGTGCGTCTTCTGGTGCGAGCCCAGGTGTATCTTCTGGCTGAAGCGCTTGCCGCACTCGGCGCACGGGTAGGGCCGCTCGCCGGTGTGCGTGCGCAGGTGGCGGGTCAGGTGGGCCTTCTTGCTGAAGCGCTTGTCGCACTCGGAGCAGGGGAAAGGCCGCTCGCCGCGGTGGCTGCGCTGGTGCAGCAGCATGTGCGCGCGCTGCGTGAAGCTGCGGCCGCAGTCCGGGCAGGCGCAGGGGCCCTCGCCGCGGTGCAGCCTCTGATGCAGCCGCAGGGTCAGCTGGTCCCGGAACCGCCGCTCGCACTCCCCGCAGCCGTAGGGCTTCTCCGAGGTCGGGGCCCACCCGACCAGCGCCAGTCCACCCAGTGTCCCCGGGGCCCCCGGCTCCAGCTTGTACGCGGCGGCCAGAGGCCCCAAGTCCGGCGCGGGGAAAGGGCCGGGGAGTAATGAGAGGTGTTGGGGCCATTCGacctcctcttctgcctcctgatcctcctcctccaccttcaccTTGCGAATCATCCACTCGTCCCCTGAAAAGTCAAGACAAGAGGAGCCAATGAAGCCCCACTTTTacttatgcaatttttttttttttttttttttttttttttttttttttgccaataagACCACCACTTCTGGAGCCCCAGAAGCTCCAGCACTTCTGGAGCCAGAAGCCTGGCTTCTGTTCTCTCCACTCTACTGGAAGGTTCTGGGGAACGACCACATCCGAAGGTCACCCTTCAGTCCTCCTCCTTGGTTCTTTGTAGCCAGGGACGCTGGTACTCCAGTCCCCCACCCCGTCCTGGGAGCTTTCTCCTAGGTCTCCAGGTGGTTGAGGAGTTTCCCCTGCCCCTGCAGAAGACACTGCTTACTCTTGTGCCCCCTGAATATAAATGTTGCTCAAAGTTCAGGCCTTAGGCTTCACACTGGGGTCATCTGCTTGCGTTGGCTACCCCAGACCTTCCAGTCCTTTCTAGAACCACAGTCTCCCATCAGCTGAGCAGCCCCAGCCCCCTTTGGGGTCCTGCAAATTGGCTGCAGCTCAGCAGGCTTATCACCAAACAGCTGACCTTCTCAGACCTACCCCGGTGACTTTGCCATCGGGACTACAGCCTTGTTCTCCCAGTCGCTGGTGTTGGAACCTTGGAAGCTCAGCTCTCACCTTGGAGCCTCCCTTGATCTCTCCCTTCCGGTGGCCACCGAGGAGCTCTGTCTGCCTTCCTCTTGCTTCTCAAGGCTCCCCCTGCCTCTAACTCCATTCTTGCTTCTGGGGCCAGGTGGGAAAGCCCCCCATTTAGGACGAAGGGGATGGAGTTTACAGGAGTTGGGGAACCAGAGAACAGTGCCAACCTCTGGAGAAGCAAGGGGGGGGCCCTCTGGGGTAGCAGGTTTGAGGTGAGTCCCACTGGAACTTTGCCTCTCTTGGGCACTGCCATGGTCCAGCCAAGGGAAAAGAGCTCAGGGCCCAGATTGGGAGTGTCTACTTGGGTTCTCTTCTGCCACTAGTCATTAGTGTGACCTTGGTTAACTTACCTCTGTTACCTCTTTGAGCTCGGTGTACTAGTTTGCTTAAGCATAAGGGTTGTACTGGTTCATGGTTTCTAAACGTGGTGCCACATCGTAATCTCCTGGGGACTTTTACAAAATGCATCCATGGGAGCAGGGTGCATgaatctgttctctttctttaagGCTCGAAATGTGGGaggccttgggtggctcagtcggttaagtgtctgacttcggctcaggtcatgatctcacagtacgtgggatggagccctgtgtggggctctgtgctgacagctcagagcctggagcctgctttggattctgtctccttctgtctctgcccctcccccgctcacgccctctctcaaaaataaataaataaacattaaaaaaatactaataaataaagCTCCCTAAGTGATTCTTGTTTAAGAACCATTGAACCAGATGATCTGAGTTCCTGTCTGGCTCTGAAGGTCTGTAACAGCCTGAGCACTGGTTACATTACACACGAACTGCCACAATTAGATTTCCTCCCAGTGTCTTTCACGGATCCATCAGTTCCAAACAACTATTTGTCCTATTGTGATATTGCTTTCGTTTTCATTATGCCACTCTTCTACTCAAGAACCATCAAGAGCTCTCTGTTGTTTACAGGATAAAGTAAGTTCTCGCTACATCTGAGcttcacctcccaccccaccccccgcccccagtccaaCTTTCTCACTACCCCCACAAGTAAACCctcccaggcagccaggcaggtcTGCTCGAATCCCAGCCACGCGTCACCTTTTCTGTGTTAAAGTCTCTTCTCAGCCTAGAATGTTTTCCCatcctctaccccacccccatcagagCTGAAGTCTAGCCTACACCTCCCTCAAAATGTAGCACAAATCAACAAAATCTTTGACAAACCAACGCCCGAGGATCTCTTACGTAAACACCTATAGCACTTACTGTTAACGCTGTTACAGTTCCTCGTGATGTGgctttattgttatttgtttaatCCTTTATTCTAGTTCATATTAGTGTCATCTCAACTAGATTGTAGCTTCCGAAAGGCAGACGTCTTGTGTTCAGTGTCTTTACGTGGCTAACAAAAGCGAGGATTGCCACCATTTATCGAATGCCAACTATAGATGACACACTGTCTATATGCTGTTCACCAGCCACGAAGTTACTCTTTTTCCTGCTTACAGGTGAACAAACAGGCTGGAGGTGAAGTAGCCTATCTAAGATCACCGGGTAGTAAATGTGGAGCAAGGATCCAAACCAGGTCTGTGTCAGCCTAGAGGCAGTCTCCTTGCCTTCTGCCTAACACAGCCTAGACCTAGTAGGCACTAGAGAAACCCCTGGAATATGGAATAAAGGACATCACTCAGACGGAAGGCGATAAGTTTGGTGGTGGCGGAAGGGCGTGATGGCAGTATTGTGGAGACAGAATCAGCTGTTTGATCGCCCTGGGTATGGGGGGATGACTCCGGGACAACATATTTGGAGCATTTGGGTCCACTGAGATCCGTGGAGATTTGGGGGAAGGAGTCTGTCCGGGACAATGTCTTCAAGCGAACGGTAATTTAAGTCATCCACAAGTAGGCACTTAGGGGGAGGTAGGCGGGCAAGTTAAGACTTCTGGAGGATGTTGAGGCGAGGGTCAGTTTCTCTGGGTGACCAGCCTCGCTGATTCCTGTTGTCTGTGACATGGACCTCTCTCTGGGGGCTGAGGCTCTGCAGCAGAAAGGTGCCAGGAACTAATTCGTCTTAGGTTGGATGGGGCTGGAGTGGCCGCCTCATCAGAGACCAGCCCGGGGAGTTTACAAGtcccctgtcccctctgcctaGGCCCCCGGCGGGCTCGAGAAGTGGGAGGACTCACCTGGGCAGGAGCTCGGGGGCTCAGCCTTCTGTGGTGCACATGCCTGGCCTCCTCTGCAGGGAGCTTCAGCTTCTTCAGTTTGGGCACCTTCCTCTGGTCTGGGGGCCTCGTGCCCTGGCAGAGAACAGGCCACCTCAAGGACTCCAGAGACATCACAGATGGACAGAGGTCCCCACCGGTGCTATCAAGGGGGGGGGGCTTTTGAAACCCCAGTCCCAGCCTGACTGGCAGGATTGTGTCCCACATCCTACCTGCAGGGACTGAATTCCCAGCTGCCCCAGGgaagggagcggggaggggggggggcagcctcTGGTTCCTCCAAGCAGGGCAGCTGCAGCAGCTGCAAAGGCTGTGCGGGTTGCAAGAGCCACAGCTGTGAGGAGCTTCTGGAATATGTGTGTGAGATAGTGGAAGCAAGGAAAGGTCACTACCCTGAGGCTTACGGGAGACTCTTAGGAGGAGGGCCGCAGACCCACCAGATGGACCCGAGTTCCAGGCAAATCATTGCAGAAGATCAGAATGTCAAAAAGCCAGACACAGGCCTGCTTTAGGCAGCCACCTCCCTCACCTCTTCCAAATCTTGCTCAAATCTCACTTCCCAGTGGGATCTCCTCTCACTCTCACTATTTAATCCTgcagcctgccccacccccacctcaggctccctccccgcccccagcacatATCCCCTTCTGATATGTGCTATATGTGTGCTGTACTTTATAAgtacacttatttttatatttgtttgctgACTCTCTGGCCTCATTAGGATAAGCTCCCTGAAGGTAGGGATCTTTGTCTATTTGGTCACTGAGGTTTTCCAAATAACGAGAATAGCACCCTGGCACTTGAAGAAGGAAAGGTAGATTCTACCTGAGCCACTGTTCATGGTCCCCCACCTACTTACCTGAGCATGTGCCCAGCACGCTGTCTTCCCTGGGAGGGGACATCTGCTCCTGGGTATTATGGGACCCTTCCCCAGGCTCACTTTGGGGGGCCATCTCAGGCTGTCCCACAGAGAACCCTGTTACAGGTGGAAGCATAGGACTAGGTAAAACATTCAGTACAGAACAGGAGACAAAGAAAGGggctctcccccttccccaaaaAGCCAAGGGGCTTTTTCCAACTTGCCCAGGAAGGTAGGGTCTCTAGCCAGCAAGACAGGGGATAGACAGGCTCCCCAGCAGCCTGGCCAGGTATCCACCTCAACCCCTTTGCATTGAGTCAAGGGCAGGTGAAGGAAGAGATAGTAGGTCTAAATATCTGTGCTCTGTTGAGTGCACATGTATGCACGCAGTCCCACACAACCTCCACAGGGCCATGCATTCAAATATACCCTGGTAAAACGGAAAAGGATGCTGCCCTAAAGGCCCCCACTGGTCCCTGGGGTCTCAGGATTGCAGTCTGAACTGTAGGGACGCAGGGGGCCTAGCATCCCCCTGAATCCTGCCTCCCACCACCCAAGTTCCTTGAGTGCTGCTAGCTCACCCAGGGAGCTGAGGGCCTCAAAGGTCTCTCTCATGGCAACCCAGGGTAGCTCCTCCTGGGGGAGCAGGCCACGGACCCTAAGGAGAGAACACATCCTTGTTCACATTCTTCTCTGGATAGCCTCCACCTGGGCCCTGGCTCTGCCCAACCTCTCCCCATCAGCTCTCCCCAGGAGCTCCAAAGGTGATGTCCCCAAGTACTGGtaaaggggaaagagggaagatgGGTTTCAGAAAGCAAAGAGATCTTTGAAGGCCGAGGAGAAGGCCTTGAAGCCATTTCTGCAAGCTCTGGTGGGCTCTAGAAATCAGCggcacccccaccctcacctggCGGGTCTCTGAACCAGGCCCAGCCCTccagtgctccccaccccacagtgCCCTTGCCTGGGGACTTCAGGAATCAATCGATTCTCTGCGCAGAGGGTGGGGAGTGGAAGACCAGGGTGGGGAGTCGGGAACTTCATCTCCTGGGCCCTCCAGCTGTCACTGCGGGAGCTGGTGAAATAGGAGCCAGCcgcggggtggggagtggggggcggaGGTGAGTGTCACCATTGGGCAACTGGTGGGGGAGGCCCTCTGAGGAGGGTCTTtgcagaaggcaggaaatggCTCCGGCTTCCTCTCTCCAAAACCCTACCTCAAAACCACCGCCCTCCCCCTCAGGGCTTCCCTGGCAGGGACACCCCGCCCCCGAGCCCCTTCAATGCTCCTCCCCCGGCGggttccctgcccctcccccagcagactaccctcccccacccccccatttctggcagccttccctctgcccctcccttctccggCTCCCTCTGCCTTCCGCCCGCTCTCCCCACCGAAGCTGGCTGGCTCCCCGGAtccgccccctgccccgcccctccggctcctccccctgctcacagcCGGGCCAgcccctcccggccccctccGGTAGGCCCTCCCCAGCCACCGCCCCCCTGACCCTCAGCTCCGGGCATTCTCCGCGACagggctcccctcctcctccccgggCTCAGGgctgcctttcccttccctcctggtTCTCCCCGAGGCTCCATCCCCCTCCCCGGCTGCacaccctctcccttcctttccccctcctcttttccttcctccccaacgccgccctcctcctccccgcttTTCTCCCTCACCCcgcactcccctcccc
This sequence is a window from Prionailurus bengalensis isolate Pbe53 chromosome A2, Fcat_Pben_1.1_paternal_pri, whole genome shotgun sequence. Protein-coding genes within it:
- the ZNF467 gene encoding zinc finger protein 467 isoform X1; its protein translation is MKFPTPHPGLPLPTLCAENRLIPEVPRVRGLLPQEELPWVAMRETFEALSSLGFSVGQPEMAPQSEPGEGSHNTQEQMSPPREDSVLGTCSGHEAPRPEEGAQTEEAEAPCRGGQACAPQKAEPPSSCPGDEWMIRKVKVEEEDQEAEEEVEWPQHLSLLPGPFPAPDLGPLAAAYKLEPGAPGTLGGLALVGWAPTSEKPYGCGECERRFRDQLTLRLHQRLHRGEGPCACPDCGRSFTQRAHMLLHQRSHRGERPFPCSECDKRFSKKAHLTRHLRTHTGERPYPCAECGKRFSQKIHLGSHQKTHTGERPYPCTECEKRFRKKTHLIRHQRIHTGERPYQCAQCSRSFTHKQHLVRHQRVHEAAGRAPPSPEAPASPGSPAPSPTPSPPGPKPFSCSDCGLSFGWKKNLATHQRLHRSEGRPFGCDECALGTTVDPAAAEPSACAPGGTPATQGAPAGERSFFCQDCGRGFAHGQHLARHQRVHTGERPFACPQCGRRFGSRPNMVAHSRAHSGARPFACAQCGRRFSRKSHLGRHQAVHTGSRPHACAVCARSFSSKTNLVRHQAIHTGSRPFSCPQCGKSFSRKTHLVRHQRIHGEAAHPASDADLSAPAWPTPTEVAAPPLFF
- the ZNF467 gene encoding zinc finger protein 467 isoform X2, with protein sequence MRETFEALSSLGFSVGQPEMAPQSEPGEGSHNTQEQMSPPREDSVLGTCSGHEAPRPEEGAQTEEAEAPCRGGQACAPQKAEPPSSCPGDEWMIRKVKVEEEDQEAEEEVEWPQHLSLLPGPFPAPDLGPLAAAYKLEPGAPGTLGGLALVGWAPTSEKPYGCGECERRFRDQLTLRLHQRLHRGEGPCACPDCGRSFTQRAHMLLHQRSHRGERPFPCSECDKRFSKKAHLTRHLRTHTGERPYPCAECGKRFSQKIHLGSHQKTHTGERPYPCTECEKRFRKKTHLIRHQRIHTGERPYQCAQCSRSFTHKQHLVRHQRVHEAAGRAPPSPEAPASPGSPAPSPTPSPPGPKPFSCSDCGLSFGWKKNLATHQRLHRSEGRPFGCDECALGTTVDPAAAEPSACAPGGTPATQGAPAGERSFFCQDCGRGFAHGQHLARHQRVHTGERPFACPQCGRRFGSRPNMVAHSRAHSGARPFACAQCGRRFSRKSHLGRHQAVHTGSRPHACAVCARSFSSKTNLVRHQAIHTGSRPFSCPQCGKSFSRKTHLVRHQRIHGEAAHPASDADLSAPAWPTPTEVAAPPLFF